The Cherax quadricarinatus isolate ZL_2023a chromosome 31, ASM3850222v1, whole genome shotgun sequence genome contains a region encoding:
- the Dnz1 gene encoding palmitoyltransferase ZDHHC3, translated as MPVFRGDPCGITCLILTYAAIFYADYVVINWIVLQTMFNSLWGVLHVLLFNILVFLTLMAHVRAVFSDPGIVPLPQSRLDFSDMHSGGEKSDDWTVCARCEMYRPPRAHHCRICQRCIRRMDHHCPWINNCVGEWNQKYFLQFLMFVGLMSIYAMSLVAYSWIKACPECSKDMMVKQGRLLHSVILSMESILFGLFVIAIMWDQMQAILTDETAVEQVKCQGPYRARRPKMALLREVCGRSRPILWIFPCTSAPVNTEASYNLTV; from the exons ATGCCCGTCTTCAGAGGAGATCCCTGTGGCATAACTTGCTTAATTCTCACCTATGCCGCAATATTTTACGCAGATTATGTCGTTATTAACTGGATTGTGCTACAGACCATGTTTAATAG TTTATGGGGAGTACTGCATGTTCTTCTATTCAATATCCTTGTCTTCTTGACACTAATGGCACATGTACGAGCAGTCTTTAGTGACCCAGGGATTGTACCTCTACCACAGAGTCGGCTGGACTTTTCAGACATGCATTCAG gaggagaaaaaagtgatgaTTGGACAGTGTGTGCCAGATGTGAAATGTATCGGCCACCTCGAGCACACCACTGCCGTATTTGTCAACGTTGTATACGCCGAATGGACCACCATTGTCCATG GATTAACAACTGTGTTGGAGAATGGAACCAGAAGTATTTCTTACAGTTCTTGATGTTTGTTGGTCTGATGTCAATATATGCAATGAGCCTTGTTGCTTATTCTTGGATCAAGGCTTGCCCAGAGTGCTCAAAAGATATGATGGTCAAGCAGGGCAGACT GTTGCATTCTGTAATACTAAGTATGGAAAGTATACTGTTTGGTTTATTTGTTATTGCTATCATGTGGGACCAAATGCAAGCCATACTTACAGATGAGACAGCTGTTGAACAG gTAAAGTGTCAAGGGCCATATCGTGCACGTCGACCTAAGATGGCTCTTCTTAGAGAAGTGTGTGGCCGCAGTCGTCCCATACTGTGGATATTTCCCTGTACCAGTGCTCCTGTGAATACTGAGGCTTCATATAATCTAACTGTTTAA
- the LOC128697019 gene encoding uncharacterized protein isoform X2, whose amino-acid sequence MFPSRGRGPSFGPFGFNGHRGGFGHHRGGHHWPFGPHHGSMRPHHHHHFGPQHRMCPLRDGGHMHNHRHHDRDLSDIIAATYHLTRHMCPAAHSFEDEFDEFIPRHADKHHHSVPTSAEDDAETSEHHMDEDQHQEQREQQQHTCNATSGELWASIGDDVWTAKVQLGPFTAAEVEVISDGKTGVEVRAAHRHGDMLVASMMRRLPPPCDAPYTVSYAHTPTSILVTARKVPSSSHANSRKDVSQPQSEEPVEI is encoded by the coding sequence ATGTTTCCTTCAAGGGGACGCGGTCCATCCTTTGGCCCCTTCGGTTTCAATGGTCATCGTGGTGGTTTTGGCCATCACAGGGGAGGACATCACTGGCCATTTGGGCCACATCATGGCTCAATGAggccacatcaccaccaccattttgGCCCACAACATCGTATGTGTCCCCTGCGTGATGGTGGTCACATGCATAACCATAGACATCATGACAGGGATCTGTCAGATATTATCGCTGCAACATATCATTTGACTCGTCACATGTGCCCCGCTGCTCATTCCTTCGAGGATGAATTTGATGAATTTATCCCACGACATGCCGATAAACACCATCATTCTGTCCCTACATCTGCTGAAGATGACGCTGAGACCTCTGAACATCACATGGACGAGGATCAACACCAGGAACAGcgagaacagcagcagcatactTGCAATGCAACTAGTGGTGAGCTTTGGGCGTCAATTGGTGATGATGTATGGACGGCCAAGGTACAACTGGGACCCTTCACAGCAGCTGAGGTGGAAGTGATCAGCGATGGGAAGACTGGAGTTGAAGTACGGGCTGCCCACCGTCATGGAGACATGTTAGTTGCCTCTATGATGCGCCGTTTGCCACCACCATGTGATGCTCCCTACACCGTGTCCTATGCCCATACTCCCACCAGCATACTCGTCACTGCTCGTAAGGTGCCATCTTCCTCCCACGCTAACAGTCGCAAAGATGTATCACAGCCTCAAAGCGAGGAGCCTGTTGAAATCTAG
- the LOC128697019 gene encoding uncharacterized protein isoform X1 has protein sequence MTRSLQPQLDISMFPSRGRGPSFGPFGFNGHRGGFGHHRGGHHWPFGPHHGSMRPHHHHHFGPQHRMCPLRDGGHMHNHRHHDRDLSDIIAATYHLTRHMCPAAHSFEDEFDEFIPRHADKHHHSVPTSAEDDAETSEHHMDEDQHQEQREQQQHTCNATSGELWASIGDDVWTAKVQLGPFTAAEVEVISDGKTGVEVRAAHRHGDMLVASMMRRLPPPCDAPYTVSYAHTPTSILVTARKVPSSSHANSRKDVSQPQSEEPVEI, from the coding sequence ACATCAGCATGTTTCCTTCAAGGGGACGCGGTCCATCCTTTGGCCCCTTCGGTTTCAATGGTCATCGTGGTGGTTTTGGCCATCACAGGGGAGGACATCACTGGCCATTTGGGCCACATCATGGCTCAATGAggccacatcaccaccaccattttgGCCCACAACATCGTATGTGTCCCCTGCGTGATGGTGGTCACATGCATAACCATAGACATCATGACAGGGATCTGTCAGATATTATCGCTGCAACATATCATTTGACTCGTCACATGTGCCCCGCTGCTCATTCCTTCGAGGATGAATTTGATGAATTTATCCCACGACATGCCGATAAACACCATCATTCTGTCCCTACATCTGCTGAAGATGACGCTGAGACCTCTGAACATCACATGGACGAGGATCAACACCAGGAACAGcgagaacagcagcagcatactTGCAATGCAACTAGTGGTGAGCTTTGGGCGTCAATTGGTGATGATGTATGGACGGCCAAGGTACAACTGGGACCCTTCACAGCAGCTGAGGTGGAAGTGATCAGCGATGGGAAGACTGGAGTTGAAGTACGGGCTGCCCACCGTCATGGAGACATGTTAGTTGCCTCTATGATGCGCCGTTTGCCACCACCATGTGATGCTCCCTACACCGTGTCCTATGCCCATACTCCCACCAGCATACTCGTCACTGCTCGTAAGGTGCCATCTTCCTCCCACGCTAACAGTCGCAAAGATGTATCACAGCCTCAAAGCGAGGAGCCTGTTGAAATCTAG